The Verrucomicrobium spinosum DSM 4136 = JCM 18804 DNA segment GCCCAGCAGGCCTTCCGCACCGTCAAGCGCAAAGGCAGCTACGAGTCCTACGGTGGCAGCCCTCTCCTTGGCGTGCGGGGCGTCGTCATCATCGGCCACGGTTCCAGTTCCCCCACTGCCATCATGAATGCCCTGCGAGTCGGCATGGAAGCCGTCACTCACGAAGTGAATCCTCACATTCAGAACGCCATTACTTCACACGTTTTCGCACATGTCTGACAATTGCCAATGCAGCATCATCGGTACCGGCAGCTACATGCCGGCCCGCGTGCTGACCAACCACGACCTGGAGAAGCTCGTAGAGACCTCCGACGAGTGGATCACCACCCGCACCGGTATCAAGGAACGTCGCATCGCCGCGCCAGATGAAACCACCAGCGACATGGCCTCAGAAGCCGCCCGTCGTGCCCTTCACACCGCGGGCGTCAAGCCCGAGGAGGTGGACCTCATCATCGTCGCCACGGTGACTCCCGACATGTTCTTCCCATCCACCGCCTGCTTCGTACAGAAGAAGATCGGTGCCACCAATGCGGTGGGCTTCGACATCAGTGCCGCCTGTTCCGGCTTCCTCTATGCCCTGCAGACAGCGCGCCACTTCCTCAACGGCGGGCCTCGTAAAACGGCCCTCGTCATCGGAGCAGAAAAGCTCAGCAGCCTCATCAACTGGACAGATCGCAACACATGCGTTCTGTTTGGCGATGGAGCGGGTGCAGCCGTCATCCGCTGGGACGATCAAGCCAACGCACCTGGCAGGGTGATCTCAAGCTTCATGGGAACCGATGGCAATCTGGCCGACCTTCTTAAGGTCCCAGGCGGTGGCACGGCACTTCCCATCACCGCTGAAAACGTCCATCTTCGCCCCAACACCATTCACATGGAAGGTCGTGAGACCTTCAAGCACGCCGTCACCCGGATGTGCCAGGCCAGCGAGAAGGCGCTCAAGGAAGCTGGACTCACCGCGCAGGACGTGAAGTTGGTGATCCCCCACCAGGCCAACGCACGCATCATCTCCGCCATTGCGGAGCGTCTGGGCGTACCTGAAGAACGCACCTTCATCAACCTGGACAAGTACGGCAACACCAGTGCCGCCACCATCCCCGTATGTCTCGACGAAGCGAATCGCTCCGGGCGGATCCAGCGCGGAGATATCCTCCTGCTAGTCGCCTTCGGCGGTGGCTTCACCTGGGCCAGCACTGTGATCCGGTGGTGAGAACCTTGCCCCCCTGAATCCGGCAGGATCACTTTCAAACCTCTGGGGCACCGGGATCCGGTGCCCTTTCCTTTTCTGCAACGGAGTCACCAGTGCCTGGCGACTCAGTTCCCCGCCCGGTTTCATGAGGAAGCTCGTGAAACAGTTTTCCATAGCTGGCGGAGAATCTACCGGGATGAGAAAATCCGCACTCCATCGCCACGTCCGACACCAATCCGGCCTTCCACCTCGCGCGCGTCAGCCGACGGTAGGCCATGTTCAGGCCAAAGCACTCCCTCCAGCGGCGCGGTGACATGCCGAACATCTTCTTGAACTGTAGCTCGACATTGCGCTCCGTCATGCTCAGCACACTGGCAAAGTCTCGGCTTGAGTAGGGCAGCGCCAGATTGGAGAGGATGAATGTCTCAGCCCGCTTTACCGTTTGCAGGGCGACTTGCAGCCTCGCGAGTTCGGCATTGGAGGACCGATTCGGGGCGCTGGCGAGCGCACCCACCATCGCGAAAATCAGCATTTCTTTGTAACACTCCACCGCGACCTCATCCCGGCGCAAGAGCATCGTAAAATCATCGAACACTCTGCGCAGTTGCGCCATGGTCTCCGGCAGGGGCTCGTACTTTTTCATTCCTTGGGTCGGCAGTTCCAACTCCCTCCCCAGCATCTCCAGCGTCATGGCTTGCAGGTATTCCCGGGATACCTGTGTCGCCACCCAGTGGGTGTCCCGCTCTGCCCGATAGGCAAGCTCCGAGTGCTCTGCAAAGACGACGATCTGGTCAATTCGCACTTCCGTCCCATTGATCCAGCAGGGACTCAGATGATCCCGAATAAACCCAATGCAGAGGCGGTCATCGCTGAACTCACCCCGCACCCATGCTTTGAAACTGTACTTCGCGTGGTCCAGCAGCACGACCCCATCCTCCCAGTGCTCATGCAGCACATCGCAAGGTTCACTGCCCATGAGAAAATGCTCCAGCTTGCCCTGCGACACCACGTCCGCGAGCATTTCGGGCTCAAACCGATGCAGCCGGAGGGTGCGATAAAGTGTTGTTCCGCCCATCGCGTCGAAAAATAGCCATTTTTCCGGCTCGTGTCCATACAACCTTGGGAGCATTCACCTGCTTAATTCAAAAAGAATCTGAATGCCGTTCAGTTGATCAACGGGGAGCCGTCGTGTTGGCGGAAATGGAATCTTCCTACGGAAATCGCCTTCAATTTGCGACTGCTTCTCAAATTTTTTCCAGTGCTTTTTCGGAATCTGGATAGATGCATAACCCAGGCACATGCTAATATCACCCCGTTTACGATAAATACCCTTAATTCTCAAGGGCTTTCTGGCAGTTGAAACGTGCACTATCCAGAATTCGGTCAGGACCAGGAAACAGCTGACAGCAGTCCATTTAATCCCACCATGAAATCCGCCCTCCTCCTCGTCTCTTCTCTGGCACTGGCCGCTGCACTGCCTGTCTTCGCAGGCAGCCCTGCCACTTCAGAAAAATCCGTCATCATCCCTCCCGCCCCACCCCAGCAGGATGAATGGTACTTTACCGTTGCGGTGTATGGCTGGCTGTCGGCTGTGGATGGGACCACGGGAGTGGGGTCCACTTCCGTGAGTGCGGACACCAGCATCTCAGACATGATTGATGAACTTGAGTTTGGCTACATGTCCTACTTCGAGTTGGGCAAGGGACGTTGGAGTCTCGGGGTGGACGCCATCTACGCAAAGCTCTCTGACGACGCCACCTTTACCTTCGGACCGGTGACTGGCAGTGCTGAC contains these protein-coding regions:
- a CDS encoding beta-ketoacyl-ACP synthase III; its protein translation is MSDNCQCSIIGTGSYMPARVLTNHDLEKLVETSDEWITTRTGIKERRIAAPDETTSDMASEAARRALHTAGVKPEEVDLIIVATVTPDMFFPSTACFVQKKIGATNAVGFDISAACSGFLYALQTARHFLNGGPRKTALVIGAEKLSSLINWTDRNTCVLFGDGAGAAVIRWDDQANAPGRVISSFMGTDGNLADLLKVPGGGTALPITAENVHLRPNTIHMEGRETFKHAVTRMCQASEKALKEAGLTAQDVKLVIPHQANARIISAIAERLGVPEERTFINLDKYGNTSAATIPVCLDEANRSGRIQRGDILLLVAFGGGFTWASTVIRW
- a CDS encoding helix-turn-helix domain-containing protein gives rise to the protein MGGTTLYRTLRLHRFEPEMLADVVSQGKLEHFLMGSEPCDVLHEHWEDGVVLLDHAKYSFKAWVRGEFSDDRLCIGFIRDHLSPCWINGTEVRIDQIVVFAEHSELAYRAERDTHWVATQVSREYLQAMTLEMLGRELELPTQGMKKYEPLPETMAQLRRVFDDFTMLLRRDEVAVECYKEMLIFAMVGALASAPNRSSNAELARLQVALQTVKRAETFILSNLALPYSSRDFASVLSMTERNVELQFKKMFGMSPRRWRECFGLNMAYRRLTRARWKAGLVSDVAMECGFSHPGRFSASYGKLFHELPHETGRGTESPGTGDSVAEKERAPDPGAPEV